One Oryza glaberrima chromosome 10, OglaRS2, whole genome shotgun sequence DNA segment encodes these proteins:
- the LOC127753053 gene encoding uncharacterized protein LOC127753053 isoform X4: MSLSMKGYRVMSIDVPQVWNHQEWIHSFEKFLDSMNIHHVHIYGTSLGGFLAQIFAQHRPRRVKSLVLSNTFLETHKFAAATPWSPVVNWTPSFLLKRYLLTGIRDGPHEPFIADSVDFVVSQVETLSRDDLSSRLMLNVNVASVGSLMLPDSLITIMDTNDYSAVPQQLKDQVNERYPGARRAVLKTGGDFPFLSRPDEVNLYLQLHLRRVGVEPRPDLVQGFTRNGSAGSSKDQKDGGNNFDNHPGDNGGPGSGGHDRETQNSGSESHDSDESIPTSTMLANTILGTVSSTLQASLCVLLIHHYYESALYISSRQPLDV, encoded by the exons ATGTCTCTCTCTATGAAG GGTTATCGAGTGATGTCAATTGATGTTCCTCAAGTTTGGAATCACCAGGAATGGATTCAttcatttgaaaaatttttggaCTCCATGAATATCCATCAT GTTCATATTTATGGTACATCTCTTGGTGGATTTCTTGCACAAATATTTGCTCAACACCGTCCAAGGAGAGTAAAGTCCTTGGTCCTATCAAATACTTTTCTTGAGACACATAAGTTTGCTGCTGCTACGCCATGGTCTCCTGT TGTTAATTGGACCCCTTCTTTTTTGCTGAAGCGGTACCTATTGACAGGAATCCGAGATGGCCCCCATGAACCGTTTATTGCAGACTCAGTGGATTTTGTTGTGAGTCAG GTTGAGACGCTGTCAAGAGATGATCTCTCATCAAGGTTGATGTTAAATGTTAATGTTGCATCAGTTGGATCATTAATGCTACCTGATTCACTCATCACTATAATGGAT ACAAACGACTATTCCGCTGTTCCTCAGCAGTTAAAGGACCAAGTGAATGAAAGGTACCCAGGTGCAAGGCGTGCAGTACTAAAGACGGGCGGTGATTTCCCCTTCCTGTCACGTCCTGATGAGGTTAATTTGTACCTTCAG CTACATTTGAGACGAGTTGGAGTAGAACCTAGACCAGATCTGGTCCAAGGTTTCACACGTAATGGCAGTGCTGGGAGCTCAAAGGACCAAAAAGATGGTGGAAACAATTTTGACAATCATCCTGGAGATAATGGTGGCCCTGGTTCAGGGGGTCATGATCGTGAGACACAGAATTCTGGATCAGAATCACATGATTCTGATGAATCAATACCAACGAGCACAATGCTTGCCAATACCATTCTAGGTACGGTTAGCTCAACCCTGCAAGCTTCACTATGTGTGCTCTTGATACATCATTACTATGAGTCCGCTTTGTATATTTCGTCGAGACAGCCATTGGATGTATGA
- the LOC127753053 gene encoding uncharacterized protein LOC127753053 isoform X1, with protein sequence MKGGGGAAAASAAPGDYVYFKSVVPLHKISIGPKLWRYYDFGPKTVPPLVCIPGIAGTADVYYKQIMSLSMKGYRVMSIDVPQVWNHQEWIHSFEKFLDSMNIHHVHIYGTSLGGFLAQIFAQHRPRRVKSLVLSNTFLETHKFAAATPWSPVVNWTPSFLLKRYLLTGIRDGPHEPFIADSVDFVVSQVETLSRDDLSSRLMLNVNVASVGSLMLPDSLITIMDTNDYSAVPQQLKDQVNERYPGARRAVLKTGGDFPFLSRPDEVNLYLQLHLRRVGVEPRPDLVQGFTRNGSAGSSKDQKDGGNNFDNHPGDNGGPGSGGHDRETQNSGSESHDSDESIPTSTMLANTILGTVSSTLQASLCVLLIHHYYESALYISSRQPLDV encoded by the exons ATgaagggcggcgggggcgcggcggcggcgtcggcggcgccgggggacTACGTCTACTTCAAGTCCGTCGTCCCGCTCCACAAGATCTCG ATTGGACCGAAATTATGGAGGTACTATGATTTTGGACCAAAGACTGTTCCACCTCTTGTCTGCATCCCAGGAATTGCAGGAACGGCTGATGTGTACTACAAACAGATCATGTCTCTCTCTATGAAG GGTTATCGAGTGATGTCAATTGATGTTCCTCAAGTTTGGAATCACCAGGAATGGATTCAttcatttgaaaaatttttggaCTCCATGAATATCCATCAT GTTCATATTTATGGTACATCTCTTGGTGGATTTCTTGCACAAATATTTGCTCAACACCGTCCAAGGAGAGTAAAGTCCTTGGTCCTATCAAATACTTTTCTTGAGACACATAAGTTTGCTGCTGCTACGCCATGGTCTCCTGT TGTTAATTGGACCCCTTCTTTTTTGCTGAAGCGGTACCTATTGACAGGAATCCGAGATGGCCCCCATGAACCGTTTATTGCAGACTCAGTGGATTTTGTTGTGAGTCAG GTTGAGACGCTGTCAAGAGATGATCTCTCATCAAGGTTGATGTTAAATGTTAATGTTGCATCAGTTGGATCATTAATGCTACCTGATTCACTCATCACTATAATGGAT ACAAACGACTATTCCGCTGTTCCTCAGCAGTTAAAGGACCAAGTGAATGAAAGGTACCCAGGTGCAAGGCGTGCAGTACTAAAGACGGGCGGTGATTTCCCCTTCCTGTCACGTCCTGATGAGGTTAATTTGTACCTTCAG CTACATTTGAGACGAGTTGGAGTAGAACCTAGACCAGATCTGGTCCAAGGTTTCACACGTAATGGCAGTGCTGGGAGCTCAAAGGACCAAAAAGATGGTGGAAACAATTTTGACAATCATCCTGGAGATAATGGTGGCCCTGGTTCAGGGGGTCATGATCGTGAGACACAGAATTCTGGATCAGAATCACATGATTCTGATGAATCAATACCAACGAGCACAATGCTTGCCAATACCATTCTAGGTACGGTTAGCTCAACCCTGCAAGCTTCACTATGTGTGCTCTTGATACATCATTACTATGAGTCCGCTTTGTATATTTCGTCGAGACAGCCATTGGATGTATGA
- the LOC127753053 gene encoding uncharacterized protein LOC127753053 isoform X3 gives MKGGGGAAAASAAPGDYVYFKSVVPLHKISIGPKLWRYYDFGPKTVPPLVCIPGIAGTADVYYKQIMSLSMKGYRVMSIDVPQVWNHQEWIHSFEKFLDSMNIHHVHIYGTSLGGFLAQIFAQHRPRRVKSLVLSNTFLETHKFAAATPWSPVVNWTPSFLLKRYLLTGIRDGPHEPFIADSVDFVVSQVETLSRDDLSSRLMLNVNVASVGSLMLPDSLITIMDTNDYSAVPQQLKDQVNERYPGARRAVLKTGGDFPFLSRPDEVNLYLQLHLRRVGVEPRPDLVQGFTRNGSAGSSKDQKDGGNNFDNHPGDNGGPGSGGHDRETQNSGSESHDSDESIPTSTMLANTILELAL, from the exons ATgaagggcggcgggggcgcggcggcggcgtcggcggcgccgggggacTACGTCTACTTCAAGTCCGTCGTCCCGCTCCACAAGATCTCG ATTGGACCGAAATTATGGAGGTACTATGATTTTGGACCAAAGACTGTTCCACCTCTTGTCTGCATCCCAGGAATTGCAGGAACGGCTGATGTGTACTACAAACAGATCATGTCTCTCTCTATGAAG GGTTATCGAGTGATGTCAATTGATGTTCCTCAAGTTTGGAATCACCAGGAATGGATTCAttcatttgaaaaatttttggaCTCCATGAATATCCATCAT GTTCATATTTATGGTACATCTCTTGGTGGATTTCTTGCACAAATATTTGCTCAACACCGTCCAAGGAGAGTAAAGTCCTTGGTCCTATCAAATACTTTTCTTGAGACACATAAGTTTGCTGCTGCTACGCCATGGTCTCCTGT TGTTAATTGGACCCCTTCTTTTTTGCTGAAGCGGTACCTATTGACAGGAATCCGAGATGGCCCCCATGAACCGTTTATTGCAGACTCAGTGGATTTTGTTGTGAGTCAG GTTGAGACGCTGTCAAGAGATGATCTCTCATCAAGGTTGATGTTAAATGTTAATGTTGCATCAGTTGGATCATTAATGCTACCTGATTCACTCATCACTATAATGGAT ACAAACGACTATTCCGCTGTTCCTCAGCAGTTAAAGGACCAAGTGAATGAAAGGTACCCAGGTGCAAGGCGTGCAGTACTAAAGACGGGCGGTGATTTCCCCTTCCTGTCACGTCCTGATGAGGTTAATTTGTACCTTCAG CTACATTTGAGACGAGTTGGAGTAGAACCTAGACCAGATCTGGTCCAAGGTTTCACACGTAATGGCAGTGCTGGGAGCTCAAAGGACCAAAAAGATGGTGGAAACAATTTTGACAATCATCCTGGAGATAATGGTGGCCCTGGTTCAGGGGGTCATGATCGTGAGACACAGAATTCTGGATCAGAATCACATGATTCTGATGAATCAATACCAACGAGCACAATGCTTGCCAATACCATTCTAG AGCTCGCTTTGTAG
- the LOC127753053 gene encoding uncharacterized protein LOC127753053 isoform X2 codes for MKGGGGAAAASAAPGDYVYFKSVVPLHKISIGPKLWRYYDFGPKTVPPLVCIPGIAGTADVYYKQIMSLSMKGYRVMSIDVPQVWNHQEWIHSFEKFLDSMNIHHVHIYGTSLGGFLAQIFAQHRPRRVKSLVLSNTFLETHKFAAATPWSPVVNWTPSFLLKRYLLTGIRDGPHEPFIADSVDFVVSQVETLSRDDLSSRLMLNVNVASVGSLMLPDSLITIMDTNDYSAVPQQLKDQVNERYPGARRAVLKTGGDFPFLSRPDEVNLYLQLHLRRVGVEPRPDLVQGFTRNGSAGSSKDQKDGGNNFDNHPGDNGGPGSGGHDRETQNSGSESHDSDESIPTSTMLANTILAHIAL; via the exons ATgaagggcggcgggggcgcggcggcggcgtcggcggcgccgggggacTACGTCTACTTCAAGTCCGTCGTCCCGCTCCACAAGATCTCG ATTGGACCGAAATTATGGAGGTACTATGATTTTGGACCAAAGACTGTTCCACCTCTTGTCTGCATCCCAGGAATTGCAGGAACGGCTGATGTGTACTACAAACAGATCATGTCTCTCTCTATGAAG GGTTATCGAGTGATGTCAATTGATGTTCCTCAAGTTTGGAATCACCAGGAATGGATTCAttcatttgaaaaatttttggaCTCCATGAATATCCATCAT GTTCATATTTATGGTACATCTCTTGGTGGATTTCTTGCACAAATATTTGCTCAACACCGTCCAAGGAGAGTAAAGTCCTTGGTCCTATCAAATACTTTTCTTGAGACACATAAGTTTGCTGCTGCTACGCCATGGTCTCCTGT TGTTAATTGGACCCCTTCTTTTTTGCTGAAGCGGTACCTATTGACAGGAATCCGAGATGGCCCCCATGAACCGTTTATTGCAGACTCAGTGGATTTTGTTGTGAGTCAG GTTGAGACGCTGTCAAGAGATGATCTCTCATCAAGGTTGATGTTAAATGTTAATGTTGCATCAGTTGGATCATTAATGCTACCTGATTCACTCATCACTATAATGGAT ACAAACGACTATTCCGCTGTTCCTCAGCAGTTAAAGGACCAAGTGAATGAAAGGTACCCAGGTGCAAGGCGTGCAGTACTAAAGACGGGCGGTGATTTCCCCTTCCTGTCACGTCCTGATGAGGTTAATTTGTACCTTCAG CTACATTTGAGACGAGTTGGAGTAGAACCTAGACCAGATCTGGTCCAAGGTTTCACACGTAATGGCAGTGCTGGGAGCTCAAAGGACCAAAAAGATGGTGGAAACAATTTTGACAATCATCCTGGAGATAATGGTGGCCCTGGTTCAGGGGGTCATGATCGTGAGACACAGAATTCTGGATCAGAATCACATGATTCTGATGAATCAATACCAACGAGCACAATGCTTGCCAATACCATTCTAG CTCACATCGCATTGTGA
- the LOC127753198 gene encoding uncharacterized protein LOC127753198 produces the protein MVFGAGAGGGGRPWPRLGKMPAAALFAKQVVTGRWFMMLACMVIMSASGGTNIFSIYSGALKSSLGYDQRTLNTLSFFKELGANAGIVSGLVAEVAPPSAVLAVGACMSLAGYLVVYLAVAGRVARPPLWLMCACISAGADSQAFANTGALVTCVKSFPESRGVVVGLLKGFAGLSGAVLPQLYLAIYGGGHDAGSLILLIAWLPAAISLVFLRVVRVMPHRPTNGRVGGGGSNGPIFSFLYISFAVASYLLVMIVLQKTISFSHAAYAATAIVLLLLLLLLLPLAVVIRQELRIRREADVQETLPAAAPPPQPVVETPPPPPASTCGVGSCLKRTFNPPAHGEDYTIPQVVLFVCVICGAGGSLTAIDNMGQISQSLGYPARSVNTFASLINIWMYAGRAGVGSLSELLLSRYRFPRPLMLTLVLVVSSAGYLLIALGVPHGLYAASVVVGFSFGGLYTLLFSIVSEVFGLKYYATLYNLGMVASPIGAYIFNVRVAGALYDAEAARQNGGGGAGHRACAGVRCFRASFLIVTAATFFAVIVSLVLVWRTRGFYRGDIYARFKAAAPAPAAEGHRGEVTPEEASGTKLHGST, from the coding sequence ATGGTGTtcggcgcgggcgccggcggcggcgggagaccgTGGCCGCGGCTGGGGaagatgccggcggcggcgctgttcgCGAAGCAGGTGGTGACGGGGCGGTGGTTCATGATGCTCGCGTGCATGGTGATCATGTCGGCGTCGGGCGGCACCAACATCTTCAGCATCTACTCCGGCGCGCTCAAGTCGTCGCTGGGCTACGACCAACGGACGCTCAACACGCTCTCCTTCTTCAAGGAGCTCGGCGCCAACGCCGGCATCGTCTCCGGCCTCGtcgccgaggtggcgccgccgtcggccgtgcTCGCCGTGGGCGCCTGCATGAGCCTCGCGGGCTACCTCGTCGTctacctcgccgtcgccggccgcgtcgcGCGCCCGCCGCTCTGGCTCATGTGCGCCTGCatctccgccggcgccgactcGCAGGCCTTCGCCAACACCGGCGCGCTCGTCACCTGCGTCAAGAGCTTCCCGGAgagccgcggcgtcgtcgtcggcctcctcAAGGGGTTCGCCGGGCTCAGCGGCGCCGTCCTCCCGCAGCTCTACCTCGCCAtctacggcggcggccacgacgcCGGGTCGCTGATACTGCTCATCGCCTggctccccgccgccatctccctcGTGTTCCTCCGCGTCGTCCGCGTCATGCCGCACCGGCCGACGAacggccgcgtcggcggcggaggcagcaaTGGCCccatcttctccttcctctacatctccttcgccgtcgcctcctaCCTCCTCGTCATGATCGTGCTCCAGAAAACCATCAGCTTCTCGCACGCCGCCTACGCCGCGACGGCCatcgtgctcctcctcctcctcctcctcctcctccccctcgcggTCGTCATCAGACAGGAGCTCAGAATCCGGAGGGAGGCCGATGTCCAAGAAACtctccccgcggcggcgccgccgcctcagcccGTCGTCgagacaccaccaccaccaccggcgtcgACATGCGGCGTCGGCTCGTGCCTGAAGCGAACGTTCAACCCGCCGGCGCACGGGGAGGACTACACGATCCCGCAGGTTGTGCTGTTCGTGTGCGTCAtctgcggcgccggcggctcgcTGACGGCGATCGACAACATGGGGCAGATCAGCCAGTCGCTGGGTTACCCGGCGAGGAGCGTGAACACCTTCGCCTCGCTCATCAACATCTGGATGtacgccggccgcgccggcgtcggctcGCTCTCGGAGCTCCTCCTGTCGCGCTACAGGTTTCCGCGGCCGCTGATGCTCACGCTGGTGCTCGTCGTCTCCAGCGCCGGCTACCTCCTCATCGCGCTCGGCGTGCCGCACGGCCTGTACGCGgcgtccgtcgtcgtcggcttcaGCTTCGGCGGGCTGTACACGCTGCTCTTCTCCATCGTCTCCGAGGTGTTCGGGCTCAAGTACTACGCCACGCTCTACAACCTGGGCATGGTGGCGAGCCCCATCGGCGCGTACATATTCAAcgtgcgcgtcgccggcgcgctgtacgacgccgaggcggcgaggcagaacggcggcggcggcgccggacacAGGGCGTGCGCCGGCGTGCGGTGCTTCAGGGCGTCGTTCCTGAtcgtgacggcggcgacgttcTTCGCCGTGATCGTGTCGCTGGTGCTGGTGTGGAGGACGAGGGGGTTCTACAGGGGGGACATCTACGCGAGGttcaaggcggcggcgccggcgccggcggcggaagggCACCGCGGCGAGGTGACGCCGGAGGAGGCGTCGGGGACGAAGCTACATGGTTCGACTTAA